Proteins from a single region of Bos javanicus breed banteng chromosome 7, ARS-OSU_banteng_1.0, whole genome shotgun sequence:
- the LOC133252035 gene encoding olfactory receptor 2T3-like: protein MYSGSQISQNQTSSDFILVGLFGETKHALLLYTATFIFFLMALAGNALLIILVHLEPRLHTPMYFFISQLSLMDLMYISVTVPKMLLGQVTGDHTISPSGCGIQMFFYLTLAGAETFLLSAMAYDRYAAICRPLHYPLLMNQRVCECLVSGCWFLGMVDGLLLTPIAMSFPFCHSRKILSFFCEAPALLKLSCYDISLYKMLMYLCCILMLLIPIVVISSSYALILHLIHRINSAKGHRKAFATCSSHMTVVLLFFGATIYTYMLPDSYHTAEQDMMVSAFYTIITPVLNPIIYSFHNKDVTGALRSRMQLGLSLEKVVKGKV, encoded by the coding sequence ATGTACTCAGGGAGTCAAATTTCACAGAATCAAACGTCAAGTGATTTCATCCTTGTGGGGCTCTTTGGTGAAACCAAACATGCCCTCCTCCTCTACACTGCGACCTTCATCTTCTTCCTGATGGCCCTAGCTGGGAACGCCCTCCTCATCATCCTCGTCCACCTGGAGCCCCgcctgcacacccccatgtacttcttcatcAGCCAGCTCTCCCTCATGGACCTCATGTACATATCTGTGACTGTGCCCAAGATGCTCCTGGGCCAGGTGACAGGAGATCATACAATCTCTCCCTCAGGTTGTGGGATCCAGATGTTCTTCTATCTGACGCTTGCTGGAGCTGAGACTTTTCTCTTGTCTGCCATGGCCTATGACAGATATGCTGCTATTTGCAGACCTCTCCATTATCCCCTGCTGATGAACCAGAGAGTCTGTGAATGCCTGGTGTCTGGATGCTGGTTCCTAGGAATGGTGGATGGTTTGTTGCTCACACCCATAGCCATGAGCTTCCCCTTTTGTCATTCCAGAAAAATCCTCAGTTTCTTCtgtgaggctcctgcattgctgaaGCTCTCCTGCTATGACATCTCCCTCTATAAAATGCTCATGTACCTATGTTGTATTCTCATGCTCCTCATCCCCATTGTGGTTATCTCAAGCTCATATGCCCTCATCCTGCACCTCATCCACAGGATTAATTCAGCCAAGGGCCACAGGAAGGCTTTTGCCACCTGCTCCTCACACATGACTGTAGTGTTACTCTTCTTTGGTGCCACCATCTACACCTACATGCTTCCCGATTCCTaccacacagctgagcaggacATGATGGTGTCAGCCTTTTATACCATCATCACCCCTGTGCTGAACCCCATCATTTACAGCTTCCACAATAAAGATGTCACAGGTGCTCTGAGGAGCAGGATGCAATTAGGACTGAGCCTAGAGAAAGTTGTAAAGGGGAAAGTCTAG